The genomic segment TCTTCAGTATCGGAAAGAATTGATGCTGAAGGCAAATTAAAATTAGCAAACATTGCTTACCTTCACCTGATTGGTGAAGATCCTGATGAACTTTCTGAAGCAAATGATAAATTACCTTCCGTTCCAGAACTAAATGAATGTTTACAATTAGCAAGAACCAACAATTTATCTCTAAAAGCAGCAGTTCATCAAAAAAGAGCAGCCGGAATGGAAGTGATCGCTGAAACCTCAAAGTGGCTTCCTTCTTTGAACCTTAGTGTAAGTACATATCTTAATCGGAACGAAGACAGTACGTCCTGGTTAGAGAAGATGTTAGGAACGGCTCATGTTGTCTTTGCTCTTGATATTCCGATTTTCAAAAGAGGAACAAATGCTTTTAGTATCAGGAGAGCTAAAATGGATGCAAAAAAATCCACTTATGATTACTATGAAATAGCAAAAAATATAGAAAAAGAAGTTGTTAATGCTTGGAATAATGTGTTGACGGCAAAGGCTGTCATTAAAGCAAGTCAAGAGGCTGAAAAAGCAGCAGCTCTAGCGTTGGAAGGAGTCGAGCAAGAAGTAAACTTAAATTTAAAGAGTATAACTGACCTTTTATACACCGAAGATACGTTATTTAAAGCACGTTCGGACTTAGTTGAAGCAAAAAGCAATTATGTGATTAGTGTTTATAATTTGCTTTTTATAATAAATAATATAAATCTCTAAATTTAATGGTATTAGCACTATGAATAATGAACAAAGCAATCAATCTGTAAAAGACATCCTAGAAGATATAAAAAAAGCTATATCTGGCAAAAATGCAAGTGATGATGCAGTGAAAGCAGAGGAAAAGAAGGAAGATGATGATGTGCTTTATCTCGAGGATGAATATTTGGAAGATTCAGAAGAAAATAGTCAAGAGAAGAATAGCGAAGAAGAAGATATCAACAATGAGGATCAAAGTGAAGAAATGACTTTCAATAATACCCAATTTAACAGTCATAGTTACGACTTAGGAAAAGAAAAAAATGTTCATTTGCAGCATAACGTCCAAATTAGTAATAACAAAGTAGATAACAGTGATTCACAAGCGCAAAGTAATGATAATCTAATTCTAAAAGAAAATATGGAGGAGATTAAAGCATTGCTTGAAAAAATGCAAAATGAATTACAGCATAAACAACAAAGAAAAGTAAACCTTACCGTTGAAGAATTGGTTACATCTCTTTTAAAACCTCAGTTGTCGGAATGGCTAAATAAGTATCTACACACACTAGTGAAAGAAGTAGTTGAAAAAGAGCTCAAAGATATAATCAGTAATAAGTGATTTTTATAGGGTATCAGCAATAAAAACTAGAGTAAAAACAGCTAAAGGTAGAAAATTATCTTCAACAAAGTGGCTACATCGTCATTTAAATGACCAATACGTGCAAAAAACTAACAAAGATGGTTATAGGTCACGCTCGGCATATAAGTTAATAGAAATAGATAATAAATTTAAATTACTCCAAGAAGGGCAGAGAATTATTGATCTTGGTGCCTCTCCTGGTGGATGGTCACAAGTTGCATCTCAGAAAGGTGCAACTGTAGTTGCTATTGATATAAAGCCAGTAAACACGATTAATGGAGTAGAATACATACAATGTAATATTATCAGTGAGCTTGAAATTTTAAAAGAAAGGTTCAAAGATCAAAAGTTTGATGTAATTTTATCTGATATGGCTCCAGAATCTTGTGGCTTAAAATCGTTGGATCACATCAGGATTATGCTTCTATGTGAAGCAGCATTAAATCTTGCAAAGCATTTCCTAAATCATGGTGGCAAGTTTGTAGTAAAGATTTTTCAAGGAGAGTCTGATAAAAATTTCTGCAATGAATTAAAAAAAGTGTTCAAAACAGTAAAATACTTCAAACCAAAATCAAGTAGATCTGAATCTTCAGAAATGTATTTAGTAAGTTTAGGTTTTACTGGTCATCCGTAGAGAAAACCCATAGCTGTACGAACATTTGTTTCTGTTCAGGTGCCACACAACAGATGGTGTCATCCCAGTACACAACTATACGAACATTTGTTTTGCTAAGGTCAACAAATGGTGTCATGGAAGTACTGGCATCCAGTCTTTCTATAAAATGTTGTATTTTAACATAAAACAGCTACTTTTATACTCACCAATTTAATAAAATTCCTAGATCCCAGTACTGGGATGATACTATTATAGAGTGAACCAATGTTGGGCAATGACACCGCCTGCTAATTGCTATGTTCGTACAGCTATGGAGAAAGCCTTCTAATCCTGCTCCACCGCAAATTTTAATGCCATATGAGCAGCTATAGTGCTATTAACTATTAAAATGGCAAAAATTAAAGCGGTAACAAGTAATATATGAACATTCAAGGATAAATTTTCAAACTGAACCAATAATTTAAAATATATAAAAGTTGGCATCACAATTGGCAGAACAAGAATTTGCGATATTCCCGATGCTAAGTTATTTCGACCAATCATTAACGCATTTCCGGTAGCTGAGACATTAACTACTACCAGCGTATTAAGTAGTAAAGATAAGCCCACTGCTATTGAGTACTCAATACTACTACCTAGAACTATAAAGTTGAATATGGAAGAAATCACTGAAATCGGCAATCCAAACAATAACCAGTGGGCAAAAATTTCATAAGCAATTATAAACTTAGAAGAAAGTGGTTGTATGAAGATTTGCTCTAATATTCCGTCATAATAATCAGAAACAAATAAATTACTCGTAGAAATTTGCAAAACGAATGTGGCACATATCCATGTTAACGCTAATGTGACCTCTTGCTTATTGCTGTTTTCAAGTGTAAATGAAGAGAGGCTTAACATTATAATAAAAATACATATTATGTAGATAAAACTCTTGTTACCTACCACTAACTTTCTTACCGAGCCAATCATACTAGGCTTTTAAATGTTTATTATAAATTATAGTGTTTACTTTGAGGTAGTATAATTTCTTATTCATGAATTATACAGATTTTATTATCTAATTAATAATGTAATTATGGAAGAGCTACCAAAAATAAAACTATCAGAAGACTATATCCCTTCAGAAAGTGAAGAATATATGAGTATAAAACAGTTGGAGTACTTTAGCTTAAAGCTGCAATCAATGCTTGCTGAGCTGGAGAAGCAAGAACTGGAAGACAGTAGTATTGGTTTATATTATTCCGATGAAGACAGCGGAAACGAAAAATTAATCCAGCGCAGAAAAGAAAGAAAGGAAAAAATTAAGGAGGCATTAGAAAAAATAAAATTAGGTACCTACGGTTATTGTGATGGAACAGGAGAAGAAATAGGGGTCGAAAGACTTAAGGCCAATCCGCTTGCCGTATATTGTATTGAAGAGCAAGAGAGATTAGAAAAAGAGAAGAACGTGTATAACACTGATGACTAATTGATAGCTCTCACAATAATCTAACTGCAACTCATCTTATTTATAAGAAAGTATATAAATAACGAAAGTTAAATTTTTAGCTAAATAGTGAAAAAGGCAAAAGGAGCCCTGTGGTGGCCAGTTATTCACTTTTGTGTCGAAATATCGGCGTTTTTTTATTCTAAAACGTTTAATAAATGCGACTTAGCTGCCTTTTAATTGCAACTAACCTTAGCTGTAAACATTTAAGAAATTTACTAAGCAGAGAAAAAGGCAAATAAAACCCCGATAGCTAAATTACTTACTATCTATTTTATAAGTTGGCGTTTTTTAATGTCTTGTAACGCTTTTAAAGCGCATTTTAGCTTATATGGGGTAGAAACCCAGAAGTTTTATAAAGACATAAGGTGCACATAGTGCGAAAAATTAAACAATGACACGCCAGATATACTAAGTTTTTTTGTCGTTTTTATCTGCACAGACTGAAGATAAATAAATAGCTTCAATCCTATGATAAGAGGGTGGGAGAGGTTTGTCAAGTAATCTTTTTGTTTCTATACCAGTGTCAGCCACTGGGATGACACCAGTTTTACTAAACTGAAAAGCTGTTACCACACCCGCACTGAGATTTGGCAAGAGCATTCTTTACTTGAAAGCCAGAACCACTTAGATTCTCAATATAGTCTATAATTGAGTTATTTAAAAATTTCGCTGAACAATTATCAACCATTAGTACAGGATTTCCATTTCCATCGTTGATTACTACATCTTTGCTTTTTCTATCAAAACTAAAGTGGCTTCTGCGATCTTCGCTATCTTCATAATCATCATCATCTTCATCGTCGAACTCATCATCGTCATCTTCATCACTCAAAGATAGATTTTTATTTACCTGATCCATGAGAAAATTATATTTAAAGCCAGAACATCCACCACCTGAAACTGCAACTCGCAAAACAGAACTCTTATCCCCTTCTTGATCTACAAGAGAGTGGATTTTCTTTAATGCATTGTCAGTCAAGTTAATATTGTAATCTGTTGACATAGTAACCACCATTTATTATTCATAACTATTATAATAGAAATTCTACATGTCAAACAATAATTTTCTATTAAGTTATGCGTGCTTTCCAAGCAAAACAAGAGGAAGATACTTCAAAGAATTAGAAGATGAAAACCGCAGCTGCTTTCAGCGTGATAGGGATCGCATCATCCACTCTAATGCATTTAGGAAATTGGAGTACAAAACACAAGTTTTTATCAATTATGAACACGACTACTATCGCACTCGGCTTACTCATAGCCTTGAGGTTGCACAAATTGCAAGATCTATCACACGTAGACTAGGTTTAGATGAGGATATTACTGAATGCATAGCGCTTGCACATGACCTTGGTCATCCTCCATTTGGTCATGCAGGTGAAGATGCTCTAAAAAAGTCAGTTCAAGATTTAAATCTTGATAACGAGAAATATGAATTTGACCATAACGTTCAAGCTATAAGGATTTTGACTTATCTTGAGCAAAAACACGCTGATTTTGATGGTATGAATCTAAGTTGGGAAGTGGTTGAAGGGGTT from the Candidatus Wolbachia massiliensis genome contains:
- a CDS encoding TolC family protein, which codes for MFRLIITFAAIFSTISCYAIDLEEAIGKAVKNSSKIKSQFYQYKSVEKQLKSSGLAGFLPDVSLQYNFDSSFNVINDSSIPGKRLTLSQRVIDGGGTFATFSRSSHLLKAEKTRFQQFKQELALNAVKAYVDVLRRREILKLGEHKEHVSLENLSAMKKRFSLGEVTNAEVSLAKAKFSSSVSERIDAEGKLKLANIAYLHLIGEDPDELSEANDKLPSVPELNECLQLARTNNLSLKAAVHQKRAAGMEVIAETSKWLPSLNLSVSTYLNRNEDSTSWLEKMLGTAHVVFALDIPIFKRGTNAFSIRRAKMDAKKSTYDYYEIAKNIEKEVVNAWNNVLTAKAVIKASQEAEKAAALALEGVEQEVNLNLKSITDLLYTEDTLFKARSDLVEAKSNYVISVYNLLFIINNINL
- a CDS encoding DUF2497 domain-containing protein; the protein is MNNEQSNQSVKDILEDIKKAISGKNASDDAVKAEEKKEDDDVLYLEDEYLEDSEENSQEKNSEEEDINNEDQSEEMTFNNTQFNSHSYDLGKEKNVHLQHNVQISNNKVDNSDSQAQSNDNLILKENMEEIKALLEKMQNELQHKQQRKVNLTVEELVTSLLKPQLSEWLNKYLHTLVKEVVEKELKDIISNK
- a CDS encoding RlmE family RNA methyltransferase, giving the protein MQKTNKDGYRSRSAYKLIEIDNKFKLLQEGQRIIDLGASPGGWSQVASQKGATVVAIDIKPVNTINGVEYIQCNIISELEILKERFKDQKFDVILSDMAPESCGLKSLDHIRIMLLCEAALNLAKHFLNHGGKFVVKIFQGESDKNFCNELKKVFKTVKYFKPKSSRSESSEMYLVSLGFTGHP
- a CDS encoding heme exporter protein CcmB, translated to MIGSVRKLVVGNKSFIYIICIFIIMLSLSSFTLENSNKQEVTLALTWICATFVLQISTSNLFVSDYYDGILEQIFIQPLSSKFIIAYEIFAHWLLFGLPISVISSIFNFIVLGSSIEYSIAVGLSLLLNTLVVVNVSATGNALMIGRNNLASGISQILVLPIVMPTFIYFKLLVQFENLSLNVHILLVTALIFAILIVNSTIAAHMALKFAVEQD
- a CDS encoding TraR/DksA family transcriptional regulator; translated protein: MEELPKIKLSEDYIPSESEEYMSIKQLEYFSLKLQSMLAELEKQELEDSSIGLYYSDEDSGNEKLIQRRKERKEKIKEALEKIKLGTYGYCDGTGEEIGVERLKANPLAVYCIEEQERLEKEKNVYNTDD
- a CDS encoding HesB/IscA family protein, whose protein sequence is MSTDYNINLTDNALKKIHSLVDQEGDKSSVLRVAVSGGGCSGFKYNFLMDQVNKNLSLSDEDDDDEFDDEDDDDYEDSEDRRSHFSFDRKSKDVVINDGNGNPVLMVDNCSAKFLNNSIIDYIENLSGSGFQVKNALAKSQCGCGNSFSV